Within the Rosa rugosa chromosome 2, drRosRugo1.1, whole genome shotgun sequence genome, the region atgtatctctagcgcctctggagtagtattAAAGGAGGGTctccgctacctctacgtatttgaatatataatgagtaggactatatgtacgtaccacttgtgggtactaccactagcttcttatTTTTCTAtgccttaaatgacagcggaagggtatgtaacggcctattctggcttgtaatgaatatatatttttcctgattcaaaaaaaataaataaataaaaattactaTAGAGGCCGGTACAATTACTGAAGTTTATACAAATTTAACCATAAATATATTGAAGTCTCTACCACAACAGGTCACCAATTAGGAGTTCTATCTTTGTCAACTTAAGGATGGAAGTCTTCCATATGTGCCAAGTGGCAAGCACCATGTTATTGagctgtgaagaagaagaaatgacaaTATACTAATTGGTTcattattaaataatttttggTCTTGAAAGCATTGCTTAGCTTAACAAACGTAGAACTCACAATCATGAACCTTAATAAAATTATAGTCTATTGCTTTTTCTATAAGTGTTTCAAAGTAGTTACCCGATATTCCCTCTCAATTTGTTGGCTAATTAATGGAACGCTCTTATATTAAGTTAGGTTTAGCTAGCTAGCATGCACGTCTCATGGTTATATATTTCTCTATATGGGAAgtttattttaattaattttatctCTAAGCAAGTATTAATGTAATGTAATGCATATAGTAGATGTATAGCTAGCTGCAGCACAATACCGCGTAGATATACCAACAACTCTCGCATTATGAAAAAGACTGGTTCATTATGGGAGTGCAATAGCCTCATACCgtaatgaccaaaaaaaaaaaacaaattaatgaATATTGTATCCTAAAGAAcataaggaaaaaaaaggtTTAGAAATTacgaaagaaaaatgaagacgAATTTAGAGATATTATGGATTCTTTGCCCTTTCTGATTTGCATATCAAggaattcaaaatgaaagaagaaGTTTTATAACTCAGTCCATCTGTTTTACTGCCACTAAGATTTCTAATAAGTTAAAGAAACCgaaggaaaagaaattaagTGAAGTGAATAACGAAAATGAATTTTGAAAAAACAAAGGAGCATTTATGGTTGATGAATAAGTTTTCCTTGCTCATTTGGTTGTGGATAATTTTCTAAGCAAGAAATCTTGAGTTCAACTCTCGGCAAGAGCCAACTATATATGTTAGGTCTTAAGAAATTGtaattctcttttttttatcttcttttGTCCAATTTGAATATTTATGTATTATGAATAGTATAATCAACAACTTTTAAGTACCGAAATTTCTAAATCTCAAATCAAATTATTGATAACACACAAATTATTTCAAATTCCAAAAATATTGAAAACCCACACTTCAAGTAAATGAAtgacttcttctttttgttctttttcatgtttcctTTCCCTTCTTTTGGCAATAGATGTGCTGCCCAATTATAATATCCACCTCCACTTAAAACACAAGattagaaagagaaagaaaagaagaaaacatatTTACTTGCAAGTACTTCAAGCTGTAAATGCAATTTGTGTAGTACAAATCTTCTTTTTCTGTCTCTCTGATCATGTAATGATCTTTTCTCAAGAATATATCAAACAGATCATGAATACTGGAATTCTGAATCTGCCACTATTAAACGcagaccccaaaaaaaaaaaaaccaaaaaaaaaaatatccacaaAAGAAACCCCAAAAAAAGTGAAGCAATTTGCCGGAAATATCAAACTCCGGCACCGGGAAAACTGTTAGTCTTCGGAAATGCTCTCAAGATGAGGCTGAAATGCTCCGACCGATCGTCCAGTCCGGCGATCCCTACGTGATgaagattttttcttttccgaAACGATCTCCGTCAAGTATCGATCACACTCCGAGACGTGGTGATGCCTTAGTCTCTTCTTTGACGACTTCTTAACGCCGCTACTacctttgttcttcttcttactgTCAGGTATCGAAGACTCCGGAATCAAGAAGTATATGCTGCCTCGCTTGAGCTCCGACTCCGGCAAGAGAATCAAAATGCGGCGAACGACGCCTTGTGAACAGGGTTTGCTCAGGAAGTGATTTGGATTGGCGGCAAGGATCTCGCCGGCAGTGACCGGACGTGTGATTTCTTCTACGTAGCCGTTTAAATGGACTATTCGGATCAAGTCTAGAGCTCCACAAGGTAGAACACAAGCCAAACAACACCTTAGACTGTTGCCCATGTTTGATTATAGATCCAGCTAAGCTCTCAGCTGTCTCTCACAGTTTGATTTCTCTGTGAAAGCTTAAGTCTCTGTTGGTTGAGCTGGTTTTGTTGGTCTTGGTGGAAAAGAAAGCTGAAACTTATGGAGGGTGGACTAATGGCGAAGTGTTATATATAGGAATAATCATACGGGTGAGAACAAAAGAGAGTGCATTATATTAGGGATTGGTTCAAAATGACCAAAGTGTCCTGTAACTGATTTTTCAAATTTGGCCGAATTGCTTACACGAGTTAACTAACTTAAGCCGCCTTCCAAACAATTAGTGGCAAACGATTACTCCCCCATTACCCTCATGGAAAATGCTTAAGTCATAggctttttcattttctttggtcCTAATCAAAATGAGGAGGACGCTAAGTTAACCAATTTGGACCTTAATTCCTTGGAATTATgaatatctatactattattaagataagagagtttgttagccaaaattaaaCATTTTTACAGAAATAAtcttaaaagattaaaaaaatttgagagttaattaaattacaaggacaattatgacatttacaaaataaatttttattaaaaaaataaacaaaaaaaaagtccacaatccacttttctctctcatgATTTTATGTCTGTAATAAtcgttttctttattattttctgtaaaaaaaaataaaaaaaccttgcacatgcagaacatgtgtggagaaatgctagtTAAGAATTAACTAATGGTATTTTTTTTATGAGTATGTTCTTTTTGGATATATCATTACAAATAGTCAATGAAACAACTAAATTCATTGTCAAAAAGGTAAATTCTTTTTTCCATGAGAGGCCAGTCGTCAATCTCATAGAAGACATGATAATCTTTGACTTAGTAAGATATATATATCAACATTGCAAGCTACCACTGTTGGGTCTCacttaaaaagaagaaaagtttatatatatatatatatatataaacttttcttctttttaagtGAGACCCAACAGTGGTAGCTTGCAATGTTGATGTATTTCATTCTCTGAATCACTTTGAGATAATTTGttgaacactttattaatttaaTCTTTTTATGAGTTACATTAACCTCTTTATAAGTCTCATCCCCTCAACACCCCCTTCTTTCATGAGTTTTTAACAAACATTATCTTTCCCACTACTAAAGACACGAGCTAGCTAGAGCCGAAAAAGATGATAATTATTTAATTAGAGTGCACAGAGTAAATTTTTGTCACAAAAAATGCCAACTTCTAACCTAACCCCATCGATGGGTCAGGGCGGTTCGCATCTCCAACCCATGGCGTAACCATTTAAATCAAGATTAAttactctcttcttctcttatttctcttgattttcttgtttatttccCCTCGGTCTATGATTCAATTCGCTTTATGTGCGTCAGTTGGCACGTATCTGCACCAGATCAATCTAAGCCCATCTACATCATATCTTTTTTTCTTGATTCCATTGTTGCACTATCGTATGATTATGATTATGGATTAGTGTCACCACAAATTCCAAAAGACTGAGAAGTCGATTCAAGAATTGGTTCTAAAAAGAACGCCAACCTATTGGGACCAAGTTCACCAATCCTAGCACGCCATACTGATTAGACTGGTAGGCTTATGTTATCACCTGGTATAATTCTGTTACATCCTTATTCATTTGGTCCTAGAGTTGGGTtacactaggccaataaccttaacatacaacactttttacacaacgaaaaaaaaaaaattgttgtgtgatgagggaaagtgaatcatacaacacgtttacaaaacttacgttgtataaggctGTTAAAATTATGAAGTTTTTAGCTAGAAGATCATTGCATAACACTTACAAGAAtaatttgttgtgtgaatgaaaaaaaaaaatagcagcaGATTTTCCTCCTAGCTTGACTCAAATTTAGCTTTAAATTGATACTACATagtacaacagaatagttatatctgttgtatgagagtagcctgcaaaatatcatacaacagtttttgactTTGTGTTGTACGATCAAGAGGGAAAGGTTTGGACGTGCCTATATTTGCCCCAAAATAGCACTCATTCCCCCTCAAGACCTATAACTTTTGATTGAAATATATCTAGTAATTGATGATCCCACAACCAAATGACTTATTTGTGTTGTATGAATGAGTAATGCCTAACCTAGCGCCAAAATTGTCAAAGTATTTGCATATAGGCGGGAACTTTCCCTCCTTACTCGCTCAACTCAAATTTAATACGTACCAAAACAAACAACACAACTTTATTTATGTGTTGTCTAATTCATGaatgaatacaaaataaaaacaaccaaATGCTcgtacactactagaattttacTCTTGGACATCAtgacaattacatcggtgaggaaTTCAAGCGATGTAAGAAAATGTCATTAACATCAATTCCTCAAATTCTGATTTGTATACATATAACTGACATCGATTTTTAAAATAGCCGATGACTAAACTTTTATTCAAATTTTTGTGAAAACGTAGAGCGGCTAAGTTTAAAAATTTTCAACGGGGGACATGAAAATTTGTTTCCCACACTTCAACATATTTGGACGGCTAAAATTGACTTCTGAGGCCCCAACTATTCGACTAGCACCCAACCTCCCTTTCCTCTCCTCCTCCGCCTCAGACCAGAACCCTCATCCTCTTCATTCTCCGCCTCCGACCAGAACtcgatcctcctcctcctccttctccgccTCGGACTAGCTCCTCTGCTCGAAGATGGTGAACGGAATCGGAGTTCGAGGgatttgtgagcttttgtgtTATAGGTAATTCACGAATCCGTTCAAATCATGGCTTCGAAGGATTTGCGAGTTCTTAATTCACCGATCTGCTTAGTTTTCTTTCAAGGGTTTTCGAGAAACAAGCATTCTTCATTCATTGAGCTTTCTGGGCAAGTTCGAGCTTGCTGGGTTTGTGACCATGTAATTGCCATTCATGTTCTGAGCTTTCTAGGCATTCTCCATCTCTGGTTTGCTCTCTCTCGATTCTTCTCATTGTTTTGTGATTGATTTGGAAGTTTTGGGCTTTTGTTGAGTtttaggttttgggttttgcagAGGAGACTTCATGCTTGTTCTCGCGTTGGTCAAGGCATTCGATTCTATGTTCTCTGCTGATGAAGGTTTCTATAGCTTGAAGCAGGTCAGTAACTTCAAATTTGTTTCTCTGTATATTATGAATTGGTCAACAGAGATTAGATTAATTTCAATCTTGGGTCTTGGGGATTGAGATTTGAGAGCATGTGAATGGTGGGCAAGTTGATCTTGGTTTTCAAGGTTTCTGATCTTGGTTTATATACTTACAACAGGCTTCCTTCTCAGTTAATGGCGTTAATGGTGAGTCACTGTGACtaaattctttgttttctgtttgggTCCTGTGAATTTTGGGTCTTCAATTTTAAGGGTTTTTGGTAATTGATCGAAAATTGAATTATAGATGGGTGGAGATTCGGGGATATCTGCTTGAATGAGATTTAGAATGCAGATTTGTGATATGGTTGCAAAACATTTGTGGAGAAGAATTACAAAGAATTCATATACAGAAGGTGAGGAAAGATCTCTTGGTGTATACtttcttttagttatcttaccTTCTATCGGTTGGTTGCAGAACTTGGAAGCAAGGTACGGTAGTCAAATTGGTTAGAGGAATTCATTTGCACTTTCATATAattacactactagaaaaaacGGATACAAGGACACCAAATAAGGACTCATAATTTATGAGGAGTCCTTGAAGGTTTTTAAGGACACAGAGTGTTAAATTGAACGGGGTATAattttgcaaattttttttattttattttaatttttttaatttgaagtATGAAGCTTTGCGCGTAAATTGGTTGATTGGAGCTTGCTTTGTTCTAATTGTGTAAAGATGCAACCGTTCGAGTGCGTAAATTGGTGCTTCTAGCAGGCTCTATAGGCTTCACTGGATTCCTTTGAGCCACGCCTATGAAATTGCTGAACAAGACGCACCCAGATAATAATGGGGATCGTTTCTCAGGAGGCGATCAAGCAATTCCAAGCTTTAATGGATCAAGgtcgcttctctctctctctctctctctctctctctgtgtgtgtCTTACTATTGCTCATTGTTACTATTGAAATGCCAGTTGATGAACCACTGAAGAGAACATTTCATGTACACATTTTCTCTCTCCAATCTGTTCTCACCTCACCTCAGATACAAAATGATATCTGTATGCTGTTCCAGTTGATGGATTGTTTAAACTGGAGGGTACAAAATGAGATGACAATATATTGGCTGTAAGTTATTCCTACTCTCATGCTTTGCATAACATCATGTTATTTTTCCAGTGACTTCCAAATTAACAATCTATCTAGCCCCTGTGGTGGTCAATGAATGCTGACATTATCAGACTCTTATTCGTCTGTGCAGAAACCCATAATTCTTGGACTGTTATTTATAAGGTCCTTTTGGAAATAGCAGTGGTTTAATTCTTGGACTGTTGGCAGGTTGTCAAGCCCCTTTTGCAGGAGAGGATAAGGAAAAAGGTACAATTATTGTCTGGTTGTGGTACAGATGAGTTGTTGAAGGTAAGGTGTTTTTCCTGTGATGGTTAGTGCTTTAATATTGGGAACTTGAATATGTGTGAATTATCTACAAATCATGTCTCTAATGGTGCTTTAGCTAGGAAGTGACATTATTTTGACTGAAAATTCTACCTCtcatataaaaatataaatttagATACACAGGTATACATGAATACTGGGCTCAATTATATGTAGTAGTATTTTTGATTAGTTGTGCGTGCTTATTGGGCTGCTCATTGTAGGTTATATTCAACGTTCTTAAATCATGTACTTCTCATTTATTCTTGTGCTAACTCAATTGCTATTCACATTTTATTGTCTTCTTAATAATGGCATGTAGGAGTTCAAAAATTTTACTTCACTCACTGAGCTAGGCCTATCTgacaacaacatatcaacacttCCTCCAAAATTGGTCAGTATATGAGAACCTCTTGCTATTGAGTTGATCTTATATGTTGAGACTTCAATGGGTTACAAAAATTAGCAGATTGATTCTATATTATAAAGAAAATAATCATAATTAGACTTATAAGTTCGGCTATATAAAAACAATGCCCACTCCATGAGGTTCCTGCCATTGCAGAATCTAGGGAGGGTCAGATACTAGCTCACTTGAGGAGAGATTGTTTCTCATTTCATACATGGTTGCAATGGAGTAACCTTACCAGGCAAATTGACTATGTAATTATAAAAAACTGTAGGATCCATTGAACATGCCTATTTTCGCACACCGTATGCAACATCCTAATCTGCTATACAGATTACTTAATTCTAATGCTAAATGTTCaatcttacattttctttttattaatgaTTTGCAGATATATTACCTGGTTTGATGGAAGGGCGTGAGAAAATGTCAAAGAAGATTCCCGATTCTGCTATAATATTCATGAACGATAAAGAGGTATATTGCTACTGAAGTGTCAAGCTCTTCATATGAATTTGATCTTTGAGATGACTAAATCTCTCTTAGGCTAAATTAAACAGGAAGATAGAGGAAGCTTCACAATATTGTATGCATCGATCTAGCAATTTTGGGGGTGGGTAATGaagtgtctttttttttttttttgggggtggGGGTTATGCTATTCTTGTGGCTATGGATGCACAGAGCATCTTGGAACTGATGTGTTGAACTTCCAAAGCAAACAATAGAACACTAACTGTATCTGGGTTGAATACACCCAGAAGCATTATAATAATGCCTTGTTAGGAGCTTCTGATACCATTTTTGCTGCTGTCAAGTGTgaactttttctgggttgaatTATGTTCTTTTGGTGAAGTAAAGTATCTGTTTTTAGTTAATGCTTAGTTGCatgtaatatattttccttACTTCAGATATTTTCCTACTCGAGCTAGATATGGTATTATTCCCTCAAGAGAGGATCCCAACTTTGATAAGATAGCAGCTAGTTATGACACTTCCCTAActttttgttttctgggttttcaatttttttggttGACATATCTTAATGCTTTTGCAATTTGATTACTTATAAATGAGTGAAAAACTAGGTTATCAGATCCTCTCCCCATGACCAGACATTTATTTTACCTGATTAAATCCTTCATAACCTTGAATTTTACTTATTCTGTTTGCAGGTTTGGGAACATCTAGTGAAATGTTGCCTAAAGAGTCACTAAGTGATCAAGCATGGAATACCAAGCAATGAagcaaaatatattttctttcatcatgTAAATTCAGCTAGCTATGAAACTTTATAGTAATGACATGTTACTTGGATTCAATATTTGGTGGATATATTGGAATTTTATTGATGTATCACATTGCTTTTGGCGTAAATATTAGTCAttgttcattggataatgatttcAAGCACTAATATAGTAAACTTCACACAATTAGTCACTATTCATTAGGTAAAATAGAGCATTATTATCAATGCACAAAATCCAGAAAAGATGatgatcacacaacagaatttctaatgttaataatgttgtctgaagtaaCAATTTGGATGTTCACACAATGAATCCTTATATAACATGCAACGGTTCTAATAAACATACGTTGTCTGATTTACAATAACACAACTGTAATAACTAGAATACGTTATCTGATTCGCCTTTCATACAACGGCTCGGAAACAActttcgttgtgtgaatgatgccaatgacatgtgcagcatgactgcgcggcagctgtggctgccatctgccgagagaaggcacaacagttttaaccaaataagtgttgactgtttgtgattcacacaacgggtttccaccgttgtgccatttttcatcacacaacgctccgatacacaacggagatcgtccaaatcacacaacgaatttggtccgttgtctgttcgcttttttggcctagtgttaACATCTAGAATGCAATGCGTTTATTAGTTTTAGTTTAGGGGTTAGGATGTTGAATCACAAGAGAGTTTAAGATGTGGCTCCCACAACATGACCAGTCCATCGCGAATATAGGCATTAAGATGGGAAGGAACATATTTAAATAGTGtcatttttggttttgattgaaAATAAGTGATTAGGTACGGAATTGAAATTTTAGAGTACAAGCTTTATTTAATGAAAAAGTTATTAAAATACCATGGTTAAGTAATTTCACAAGCTCAAGGTGGCATACCATTGGTCCAATCGGGCCAAGACCGAAGCAAGAGTGTTTTGTTCTTCGAAATAGATCGGAATGGATGAGATTCTACTGATCTGTGACATTGTTAGCTGCTCTACTGGTGAGGAACAGAGGAAGATATTACAACTCTGACCCTCTGCTAAAAAAAAACCCCGAGAATTAATCTAGCTGTCTTCAAGAACAGGTGTCTTTTACAATTTGATTAGTACATgaataaattttcttttctcagCTAAATTAAACACCAAAACACCACATTTCATTATTCGAGTATGGACAATGTGATCTATGTTTATAGAACTGTGCATGGTTATGAGAAATTGAACACTCTAGATCGATCTGTGCTTAGTTTTTTCTTCTCACTAGCTTCCAACTGCACTTCGAGTATCTTTCAGTAATTACTAATGCAAACAAACTACATGTTTTTTGATCTAAAAACTAATAAAAAGGTACATTTATCTGCATGGATTTTAACCATACGCTACAATTTCACATGCGTATAATAAAATAAGTTTCGATGCTTTTTGTAACTCTGATTTGTAACCATCTTACTATTATAGCTTCTCTTTTTACGGTAATTAAAATAACCTTAAAATAAATTAGCAGTTTCTTCATTCTAATGTTTAGGCTTCAATGGACGCATTACAGTTAGTCAGTTACTCAATTAAAATTCTTTGATTTCTTTTAAGTTCACATTGAGATTATTTGTGCAAGAATCagccataatatatatatatacacacacacacacacacacacacacacactatatttAACAGAATTCATTTTGTCGGTCAAAGTGAGCGTGAAAAGACAACTAAATCCTTAGATCATAGATTATCTAAAAACATCTTTTAATAAACAGAGAACATaattgtaataaaaaaaattctaatttaTTTTGAGAGATcattcagagcaccgccgtgcacttgcaccaacataaatgaatggttagattgcattaaatacactttttgtttattaaaaataaagttgataataaatatcaagggttgagattattttataagggttgggtcacttgcaccgtcggtgcatagaataatttccaattTATTTTTCCCTAGAAATCTCTCACTATAACTTCCCACTTCGATCCCCagcaaaagaggaaaaaattaaaaatttaaaaaattccaaATTCCCTATTTTAGGaaaacgatatttgagagagaattactatgtgttctcattgataataggggcctctttatataaaggattacaatgcatagaatctgaatcgtacaaagaaagataatcatacaattaatggatatctctaagacattccgagaatatctctaatataaactctatttcaactagagcaagtaacctcgagtttgggccaaacgtggtgcttctctcgttgcctcgttaaaaaaaccttgccgagtaacaaaaatcctgtgggacaaaaataacctcggtcgaaggggaaaaagagaacaacacacccttcacatttcgagaccatacatgtagacatctccccctgatgtctgcatctccccgtgatgactacggtcatgagagttcggataacttccgcaaaagatgctaccaacatgtttctcgaaagtggaatttaggtaatgacttagtaagaaagcctgccacactgtcctaaGATTAAACctaattcactttgatcttgaggagagtctattgttactgattatccttggtgttgtcgcttttgatgtagccttgcttcctttgttcaaaacaagcagtaTTATcctgtaggctcatctgtggtagtcttcaaaccacaattgttcgaacatgcgtaattatggatccaatccatatacattcacgaacctcttcgtgaagagcaatagtctctgcattgttcgaagatatagcgactagggtctattatgtagacctccaagatatcacggtcttacccatggtgaacatataaccagtttgggaagacttttgtgtgggtcagagagatacccaacatcagcaaaaccttccaaaacacatgttgttttgggatggggatagtggacgcaggccagtgttggcggcgttcctagtgtgtgatgggtctgaatccatcgtctctctgaagggatagaataagctcatatcaatcgtacatctcaagtatcgaaagatatcttttacactaatccaatggcgttgcgttcacagagctatatctagctaacaagttcatggaaaatgagatgtccggtcttgtgcattgagctaagtacaataatgcgcctattgtacttaactagggcatttctgcccctagcgcatcttcgtcatcatccttcgaacgaagatgatccttttcaggatcaagactacggatgatcatgggggtgcttgaaggcttgcccttgtcaaaatgcctaagcatctatcaacacgatgctcaagttccaaaccgagacataatcgtgttctcccaaaatccttcatctcaaactcggatttcaagtatttagcggttttccttaactctttaagggcttccaatgaagatcgtgtccaacatgaaccgcgatagaatccgaaacttgttatgaaaacgcgCGAGCATATcttttcccaatcaagtagtcactttagtgagcgtttcaacctctttgtaaacgcgctccatggtctagagccacttgacttgggtaaatgaagttcaccatgaaccttcgtgtatattccgtatctagatccccatagagatacgtagtgaccacatttgtaagctgcatgttcagttattcggaaactaccaaactgatagggtagtggagtgcaatgacatccatttcAAGAGAATATgactcatcgtagtcgattccagggcgttttgtgagaagccttgcgccataaggcgagattgtcatctctttttctcatcacggattctaacgaagacccattagtcaataggttttatgttacgaggtgttggcatcactggctcaaaaaccttcctcttcgtcaGAGAATCCAATTTAACCTGGAtcggatcacatctttccatttaggccaaatctctctacgttggcattcattcattaTTGGAGCGTgattcgatatcatcggactcaacaaactcatgcgcgtctacatcatcaattatgatggagtttctatcccacgtctcatgtacactagtgtaagcttcatagagctctatattctcaggaataggttctgatgttgagaCATCCCCCAATGacaaccataatccagaagatactcatgagacagattttgagtgtcgatgatccaaggattaggttatgccaaagtatcattcgaacccacgggccttccatgcatcctagctggggccatggcccgTAACCCCAAAGTGCCACTTTCTTTTGCGTTGGCGCCATACTTACCTCCGTGttgggtggcgctacgtcctctcgtaaggACGTCCATcgttgcaggcatgtttgcagcagatatgtgtgatctcgtcactttagtaaggattgagatgagacatagtagggacagaccacgacaattcctgtcgttcctgctgaacatctgtgttcttatctccccctaacgacggaaTACTGTCTCAtaaaagtgacatccgcaaatctagcggtaaggagatcacctagcaagggcatgaagtggcggacgattgttggaatctcaaatccaacgtagttgcccattcgtttgTAAGGATCAATCATAGTGcactgtggtggcgcaattggcacataaatggcacactcaaatatgcataagtacgatacttgtacccagtcactagctgtaacgcagaggtagatttagtggcggtgggtcgtagacgaattagcatagctgcatacgatattgcatcaccccaagcggatataaggagattggtgtgcattaccaatgtccagactaccatcgtagtcgtttccgcgagaccatttaggtgtaTACATGGGAATatcatgtccaacatcagtcccagtgcaataaccatcgaaatacttcgatgtaaactctctagcacagtcaaatccaattgactaaataggatgattcggggagtgagcccgttgtcatatgatatgtgctaggagtgtagcataagcagcattacaagtggacaatggcacaacacgtgactagcgtgtttgcatgtcaactaATATCATGAGATAtataaacgtccgcaagttggttgaatcagtccatagaatccccatgggttctatgtaagaacaaaatgagtattttcatatcctttgcatagggcggtctcagtcctagtttccctaaggaacagtcTTTATAAAACGAgtgagaggctttagaagtaaccaatgag harbors:
- the LOC133732669 gene encoding uncharacterized protein LOC133732669, translating into MGNSLRCCLACVLPCGALDLIRIVHLNGYVEEITRPVTAGEILAANPNHFLSKPCSQGVVRRILILLPESELKRGSIYFLIPESSIPDSKKKNKGSSGVKKSSKKRLRHHHVSECDRYLTEIVSEKKKSSSRRDRRTGRSVGAFQPHLESISED